One Leptolyngbya sp. SIO1E4 genomic window, ATTTTGGCGATGCCCGCATGGCAAACCCTGGCCACCAAACTCACAGAGGCTGACATCTGCTTCGTCATTGCCCCCACCATACGCTTTGCCGGAGAACCCGGAGAGCAAGGCACGATGTTTTTCCGCGATCCCTCCGGTAATGCCATTGAGATTAAGGGCTTCACCGATTTTGCTGGAGTCTACGCCGCGTGAGAACAGCGATCCCATTTGTGGCGCAGATATCAGCTAAAGAAAAGAAAGTCTGGCTTGAGGCCCTGCATAGGGCCCTGCCTGAGCAAGCCATCTTGCCGTTAGAAGAGTTAACGGTTGCCCAGCGCGTGGCAGCAGAAATTGCCATTGTTGCGAACCCCGAACCCGCTCACCTGGCCACTCTACCCAACTTGCAATGGGTGCAAAGCCTTTGGGCTGGTGTCGAAACGCTCTTGGCAGCAACCCAAGGCGCCAAATTTGCAATTGTGCGGATGACAGATCCGCAGCTTGCTGAAACCATGGCCGAAGCGGTGCTAGCTTGGACTCTTTACCTGCATCGCGACATGCCGCGCTATCGGGCACAGCAAACCGTTCGGACTTGGCAGCAGCATCCGTTGCAGCTACCGAGCCAAAGAACCGTTGGCCTACTTGGATTAGGTAATCTGGGCAAAGCGGCAGCCCAGAAACTGGTTCAACATGGGTTTACGGTTTGGGGGTGGAGTCGCGGCCAGCGCTCCCTAGCAGGTGTCAACACAGTGAGCGGCGATGAGGGCTTCATCCAGATTCTTCAGCACAGCGACATTCTGGTTTGTCTCTTGCCGTTCACGCGCCAAACCCGCCAACTCTTAAACCAGAAAACCCTGCGTTTGCTACCAACAGGGGCATCGTTCATCAATTTCGCTCGCGGTGCCATTGTTGATACGGGTGCCCTCATGGATGCCCTTAACAGCGGAGGGCTCTCCCATGCAGTTCTGGATGTTTTTGAAGAAGAGCCGTTGCCACCGAAAAGCCCCCTCTGGTCTCATCCGGGTATCACAGTTCTCCCACACATTTCAGCGCCCACGCACAAACCAACGGCAGCGCTGATTGCCGCTCAAAATATTCGTGAATTTTTACGCCATGGACACATACCACCAAGGGTTGATAGAACCCTTGGGTATTAATGAGAACCATCAATTCTCAACGGTTATGAGGATGAGAATAATTGAATATCCTACGAATAAGGGGGGAAGTTGTTTGCTCAAGCCAACTTCCTCTGACGCTGAAACTATGCCTTGGAGATTTGGGTGAACACAGCATACGACAGCTTAT contains:
- a CDS encoding glyoxylate/hydroxypyruvate reductase A; translated protein: MRTAIPFVAQISAKEKKVWLEALHRALPEQAILPLEELTVAQRVAAEIAIVANPEPAHLATLPNLQWVQSLWAGVETLLAATQGAKFAIVRMTDPQLAETMAEAVLAWTLYLHRDMPRYRAQQTVRTWQQHPLQLPSQRTVGLLGLGNLGKAAAQKLVQHGFTVWGWSRGQRSLAGVNTVSGDEGFIQILQHSDILVCLLPFTRQTRQLLNQKTLRLLPTGASFINFARGAIVDTGALMDALNSGGLSHAVLDVFEEEPLPPKSPLWSHPGITVLPHISAPTHKPTAALIAAQNIREFLRHGHIPPRVDRTLGY